One window of the Candidatus Nanopelagicales bacterium genome contains the following:
- a CDS encoding phosphoglyceromutase — protein MSTASAPYTLILLRHGQSDWNAKNLFTGWVDVDLTEAGEAEAVRGGRLMAESGILPDLLHTSVLRRAIRTANLALDSAERAWIPVQRSWRLNERHYGALQGKNKKETLEAYGEEQFMLWRRSYDTPPPPIDPDSEWAQTYDPRYAALPPEVVPRTECLKDVVHRMLPYWEDAIVPDLRSGRTVLVTAHGNSLRALVKHLDGISDADIAALNIPTGIPLVYRLDEALKPLTPGGEYLDPEAAKEAAAAVAAQGRG, from the coding sequence ATGAGCACCGCTTCCGCCCCGTACACCCTGATCCTGCTGCGCCACGGCCAGAGCGACTGGAACGCCAAGAACCTGTTCACCGGCTGGGTCGACGTCGACCTCACCGAGGCCGGTGAGGCCGAGGCCGTGCGCGGTGGCCGCCTGATGGCCGAGTCGGGGATCCTGCCCGACCTGCTGCACACCTCGGTGCTGCGGCGCGCCATCCGCACGGCGAACCTCGCCCTCGACTCGGCCGAGCGCGCGTGGATCCCCGTACAGCGCAGCTGGCGGCTCAACGAGCGCCACTACGGAGCGCTGCAGGGGAAGAACAAGAAGGAGACCCTGGAGGCGTACGGCGAGGAGCAGTTCATGCTCTGGCGGCGCTCGTACGACACCCCGCCGCCGCCGATCGACCCGGACAGCGAGTGGGCGCAGACGTACGACCCCCGCTATGCCGCGCTCCCGCCCGAGGTGGTCCCCCGCACCGAGTGCCTCAAGGACGTCGTGCACCGGATGCTGCCGTACTGGGAGGACGCGATCGTGCCCGACCTGCGCTCGGGGCGGACCGTCCTGGTGACCGCGCACGGCAACTCGCTGCGGGCGCTGGTCAAGCACCTCGACGGCATCTCCGACGCCGACATCGCGGCCCTCAACATCCCGACCGGCATCCCGCTGGTGTACCGGCTGGACGAGGCGCTGAAGCCCCTCACCCCCGGCGGGGAGTACCTCGACCCGGAGGCGGCGAAGGAGGCCGCGGCCGCGGTCGCCGCGCAGGGGCGGGGCTGA
- a CDS encoding alanyl-tRNA editing protein gives MGADRHGRTHRLELADATVREWDATVLAVDPEQGLVLDRSAFYPGGGGQPPDHGVLLWGGVQTRIDGVRRGDDLWLVPREGDPLPPVGTAVRGAVEDDRRTALMRTHSGLHLLSGVVFRDFGALVTGSNMEPLEGRLDFNLDTVPEGFKTAVEEACNVEVDADRGIEAYELPREEAFRIPDLIRTATNLLPPDIEIVRIVDIAGLDVQADGGTHVASTRQIGRMRVAKVENKGRGFRRIRIALER, from the coding sequence GTGGGCGCGGACCGGCACGGCCGGACCCACCGGCTGGAGCTGGCCGACGCGACCGTGCGCGAGTGGGACGCCACCGTGCTCGCGGTCGACCCCGAGCAGGGGCTGGTGCTGGACCGCTCGGCGTTCTACCCCGGCGGAGGCGGCCAGCCGCCGGACCACGGCGTGCTGCTGTGGGGCGGCGTGCAGACCCGCATCGACGGGGTCCGCCGCGGCGACGACCTGTGGCTGGTGCCGCGCGAGGGCGACCCGCTGCCGCCGGTCGGCACCGCGGTGCGCGGGGCGGTCGAGGACGACCGGCGGACCGCGCTGATGCGCACGCACTCCGGCCTGCACCTGCTGTCCGGGGTGGTGTTCCGCGACTTCGGCGCGCTGGTGACCGGGTCGAACATGGAACCGCTGGAGGGCCGGCTGGACTTCAACCTCGACACGGTCCCGGAGGGCTTCAAGACCGCGGTCGAGGAGGCGTGCAACGTCGAGGTCGACGCCGACCGCGGGATCGAGGCGTACGAACTGCCGCGCGAGGAGGCGTTCCGCATCCCCGACCTCATCCGGACCGCGACCAACCTGCTGCCGCCGGACATCGAGATCGTCCGGATCGTCGACATCGCCGGACTGGACGTGCAGGCCGACGGGGGCACGCACGTGGCGTCGACCCGGCAGATCGGCCGGATGCGCGTGGCCAAGGTGGAGAACAAGGGCCGGGGCTTCCGCCGGATCCGGATCGCGCTGGAGCGATAG
- a CDS encoding GNAT family N-acetyltransferase, with product MPRLPDAQVTPRLLLRPWRPDDEGDVDAAYEIYRHSEVSRWLGSRPSPPRGRDEVHGRLVRWADRADGTLGVFAVVPFGGPDRPLGTALLLDLPASDGGGEDGAYEIGWHLHPSVWGRGYGREAGAAMALRARAGGMPEVRAVVYAGNTPSLAVCDQLGMTRLGLTDRWYGVDLVDHVLDLRDPL from the coding sequence ATGCCGCGCCTCCCCGACGCCCAGGTGACCCCTCGGCTGCTGCTGCGCCCCTGGCGGCCGGATGACGAGGGCGACGTCGACGCGGCGTACGAGATCTACCGCCATAGCGAGGTGTCCCGGTGGCTGGGGTCCCGCCCCTCGCCGCCCCGAGGTCGTGACGAGGTGCACGGCCGGCTGGTGCGCTGGGCGGACAGGGCGGACGGCACGCTGGGCGTGTTCGCCGTCGTGCCGTTCGGCGGCCCGGACCGCCCGCTGGGCACCGCGCTGCTGCTCGACCTGCCCGCGAGCGACGGCGGGGGCGAGGACGGCGCGTACGAGATCGGCTGGCACCTGCACCCGTCCGTGTGGGGGCGCGGCTACGGCCGCGAAGCCGGTGCGGCGATGGCGCTGCGGGCCCGTGCCGGCGGGATGCCCGAGGTGCGCGCCGTGGTCTACGCCGGCAACACGCCGTCGCTGGCCGTCTGCGACCAGCTGGGGATGACCCGGCTCGGGCTGACCGACCGCTGGTACGGCGTCGACCTCGTCGACCACGTCCTCGACCTGCGCGACCCGCTCTAG
- a CDS encoding O-acetyl-ADP-ribose deacetylase: MRVEAVLGDITEQRVDVVVNAANAGLLGGGGVDGAIHRRGGPRILAACREARRDRYPDGLPTGDAVATTAGDLPARWVVHTVGPRAWEHPDGGADLLASCHRRVLEEAHALGAESVAFPAISCGVYGWDPVHAAPVAVAAVRDWERDHPDSTVTTVRFVLFDQTAYDAFLAATGAA; encoded by the coding sequence GTGCGGGTGGAGGCCGTCCTCGGGGACATCACCGAGCAGCGCGTCGACGTCGTCGTCAACGCGGCGAACGCCGGCCTGCTCGGCGGCGGCGGCGTCGACGGGGCGATCCACCGGCGCGGTGGCCCGCGGATCCTCGCCGCGTGTCGCGAGGCCCGTCGGGACCGTTACCCCGACGGGCTGCCCACCGGGGACGCGGTCGCCACCACGGCCGGGGACCTGCCGGCCCGCTGGGTGGTGCACACCGTCGGCCCGCGGGCCTGGGAGCACCCCGACGGCGGCGCGGACCTGCTGGCCTCCTGCCATCGCCGGGTCCTGGAGGAGGCCCACGCGCTGGGCGCCGAGTCGGTGGCGTTCCCGGCCATCTCCTGCGGCGTATACGGCTGGGACCCGGTGCACGCGGCCCCCGTCGCGGTCGCCGCGGTCCGGGACTGGGAGCGTGACCACCCGGACAGCACCGTGACCACCGTGCGGTTCGTGCTGTTCGACCAGACCGCGTATGACGCCTTCCTCGCGGCTACCGGCGCGGCATAA
- a CDS encoding class I SAM-dependent methyltransferase: MTQPARAPRPQGTVTRGTTHPNRLRRVDRWLVRAAGPVLRDAPRPVVVDLGYGAEPVTTAELAHRLRAVRPDVEVVGIEIDPDRVQAAGRWEGPRLTFRLGGFELPLPDDARPVVVRAFNVLRQYPEDAVPGAWRTMVDRLAPGGQLVEGTCDEVGRRASWVTVRAGSARERDATPVPETLTLAAHLGSLARPGDLAERLPKALIHRNVPGEGVHDLLRRLDRAWAAAAPYAAFGARQRWVATVRSLASDGVPVRDGPARWRLGEVTVPWSAVAPTTG; encoded by the coding sequence GTGACGCAGCCCGCGCGGGCGCCCCGCCCGCAGGGCACCGTCACTCGCGGCACCACCCATCCCAATCGGCTGCGCCGGGTCGACCGCTGGCTGGTCCGCGCAGCCGGACCGGTGCTGCGCGACGCCCCCCGCCCCGTCGTGGTGGACCTCGGCTACGGCGCCGAGCCGGTGACCACCGCGGAGCTCGCCCACCGGCTGCGCGCGGTGCGCCCCGACGTGGAGGTCGTGGGCATCGAGATCGACCCGGACCGGGTGCAGGCCGCGGGCCGCTGGGAGGGGCCGCGGCTGACCTTCCGGCTCGGTGGCTTCGAGCTGCCGCTGCCCGACGATGCGCGGCCGGTGGTGGTCCGCGCGTTCAACGTGCTGCGCCAGTACCCCGAGGACGCCGTGCCCGGTGCCTGGCGGACGATGGTCGACCGGCTCGCCCCGGGCGGCCAGCTCGTCGAGGGCACCTGCGACGAGGTCGGGCGACGGGCCAGCTGGGTCACGGTGCGCGCCGGTTCGGCCCGCGAGCGCGACGCGACGCCGGTCCCGGAGACCCTCACGCTGGCCGCCCACCTGGGCTCGCTGGCCCGTCCCGGGGACCTGGCCGAGCGGCTGCCCAAGGCGCTGATCCACCGCAACGTCCCCGGCGAGGGTGTGCACGACCTGCTCCGCCGGCTGGATCGGGCCTGGGCCGCGGCCGCCCCGTACGCCGCCTTCGGCGCCCGCCAGCGCTGGGTCGCGACGGTCCGGTCGCTCGCGTCCGACGGTGTCCCGGTCCGCGACGGTCCGGCCCGGTGGCGTCTCGGCGAGGTCACGGTCCCGTGGAGCGCGGTCGCCCCGACCACCGGGTGA
- a CDS encoding DUF2516 family protein → MLFDLTQNLVMTALWVLFLLLKVWAFVDCARRRSDAFPAVGRQSKTLWLVLTGIAALTAVVLSPLGLVGIAGLVVSLVYLFDIRPRIVDITQRRW, encoded by the coding sequence GTGCTCTTCGACCTGACCCAGAACCTGGTCATGACGGCCCTGTGGGTGCTGTTCCTCCTGCTCAAGGTCTGGGCCTTCGTCGACTGCGCCCGGCGCCGGTCGGACGCGTTCCCGGCCGTCGGCCGGCAGAGCAAGACGCTGTGGCTGGTGCTCACCGGCATCGCCGCGCTCACCGCCGTCGTGCTGTCCCCGCTGGGCCTGGTCGGCATCGCCGGCCTGGTCGTGTCGCTGGTGTACCTGTTCGACATCCGTCCGCGGATCGTGGACATCACCCAGCGTCGCTGGTGA
- a CDS encoding helix-turn-helix transcriptional regulator, which yields MARIDVSGLGEYIREQRDQAQMSLRQLAKAADISNPYLSQVERGLRRPSAEILNRIAAGLRISAETLYIRAGILEEREGDVTVVAALTSDPTLTERQRRTLLEIYAAFQAENRASATAQTPTPGSPEPGGTRATDQVAAAPSAGDEPATGRRTDRPGPRREDSTA from the coding sequence GTGGCACGGATCGATGTGAGCGGGCTCGGGGAGTACATCCGCGAGCAGCGCGACCAGGCGCAGATGTCACTGCGCCAGCTGGCCAAGGCGGCGGACATCTCCAACCCGTACCTCAGCCAGGTCGAGCGGGGCCTGCGCCGGCCCTCGGCGGAGATCCTCAACCGGATCGCCGCGGGGCTGCGCATCTCGGCGGAGACGCTCTACATCCGAGCCGGGATCCTCGAGGAGCGCGAGGGCGACGTCACGGTGGTGGCGGCCCTCACGTCAGACCCCACGCTCACCGAGCGGCAGCGGCGCACGCTGCTGGAGATCTACGCGGCCTTCCAGGCCGAGAACCGGGCCTCCGCCACCGCGCAGACCCCCACACCGGGCTCACCCGAGCCCGGTGGCACCCGGGCGACCGACCAGGTTGCCGCGGCACCCTCCGCGGGCGACGAGCCCGCGACCGGCCGCCGGACCGATCGTCCGGGGCCCCGACGAGAGGACAGCACCGCATGA
- a CDS encoding asparaginase — MTSGRPGSAVLAEVRRSGFVEGVHRGSAVVLDPQGRVRASWGDPDRPIFPRSAVKPVQAVAMLRLGLDLDGPLLALAAASHSGESFHLLGVLQILADAGLGPDALQTPPEMPFDPQERDERVREGLPPDPLVMNCSGKHAAMLATCVRNGWDVGTYRHPDHPLQQAIAAEIARAAGESVAAVGVDGCGAPVLAVSLTGLARAFRSVAVGEPGTPERRVADAMLGYPQWAAGTRRDATALMVGVPGLLAKEGAEAVYAVALPDRTTVAVKVDDGGARARPVVMATLLRTLGVGAPVVDEQAELVLTGGGQPVGAVVGAPALSVLP; from the coding sequence GTGACGTCCGGCAGGCCGGGGTCGGCCGTCCTCGCCGAGGTCCGGCGCTCGGGGTTCGTCGAGGGGGTGCACCGCGGCAGCGCGGTGGTGCTCGACCCGCAGGGGCGGGTGCGCGCCTCGTGGGGCGATCCGGACCGGCCGATCTTCCCCCGGTCGGCCGTCAAGCCGGTCCAGGCGGTCGCGATGCTCCGCCTCGGTCTGGACCTCGACGGTCCGCTGCTGGCGCTGGCGGCCGCCTCCCACAGCGGGGAGTCGTTCCACCTGCTCGGCGTCCTGCAGATCCTGGCCGACGCCGGGCTGGGGCCGGACGCGCTGCAGACGCCGCCCGAGATGCCCTTCGACCCGCAGGAGCGCGACGAGCGCGTGCGGGAGGGGCTGCCCCCGGACCCGCTGGTGATGAACTGCTCCGGCAAGCACGCGGCGATGCTGGCCACCTGCGTGCGCAACGGGTGGGACGTGGGCACCTACCGGCACCCGGACCACCCGCTGCAGCAGGCGATCGCCGCGGAGATCGCCCGTGCCGCGGGCGAGTCGGTCGCCGCCGTCGGGGTGGACGGGTGCGGCGCCCCGGTGCTGGCCGTCTCGCTGACCGGCCTCGCACGCGCCTTCCGCTCGGTGGCCGTGGGGGAGCCAGGCACGCCCGAGCGCCGGGTTGCGGACGCGATGCTCGGCTACCCGCAGTGGGCGGCCGGCACCCGTCGGGACGCCACCGCCCTGATGGTCGGGGTCCCCGGGCTGCTGGCGAAGGAGGGCGCCGAGGCGGTCTACGCCGTGGCGCTGCCGGACCGGACGACGGTCGCGGTGAAGGTGGACGACGGGGGTGCCCGGGCCCGTCCGGTGGTGATGGCCACCCTGCTGCGCACCCTGGGGGTCGGCGCGCCGGTCGTGGACGAGCAGGCCGAGCTGGTGCTGACCGGGGGCGGGCAGCCGGTCGGGGCCGTGGTGGGTGCCCCCGCCCTGTCCGTTCTCCCGTGA